The following coding sequences lie in one Novipirellula aureliae genomic window:
- a CDS encoding right-handed parallel beta-helix repeat-containing protein, whose amino-acid sequence MLVSMVLLQSSVWAGLTTLYVSPEGNDQWSGRSADPKQNEGPLATLDAARLKIRQLKAADPEGTFEVQLRGGVYSLKETVVFEPEDSGSQAAPVVYKAYPEEEPVFTGGVPIKGWKKMDKDPAGTPEAARGKLWVAEIPKTPGSEWYIRSLYDGETLLNRAASGNLKKREPDQKRTFDFNTHGKGIYQEVRLEFEGPLVEPFERHVDFRDNDLRAWKNMHDIELALTDRGWLRNLIPLERVDVKNKVAHLSVAPTYQPHNFKRPYEVLNAIDYLDEPGEWVVNTLEGKIYMWPKNDVSDMDVIAPLLQEFIRVEGKEKGPFAQHICFEGLTFMHGLRDTLQEDDKGLQHDWEMYDKGNAVIRFRNAEDCAFTSNTIKSSSGTGIRLDMHCQRIEIASNHLKYLGGGGIVLSGYAPGTVDVNKNNVVHDNYIHHVGTLLWHSPAIFIAQSGHNEITHNTIHDLPYNGIVVSGCRPHEFYHINRLPFRRAWMNSIRVEECMPYILKGLESDRPISIDHFLPLLHARENKIVMNDISRVLQKLHDGNAIYFSAMGSNNLAERNYMHQNFGTRGALRLDDNPSYTIIKENVITSCEKGIGVKGLCEIENNFVFTTETFLRGRGASRKPAALKRNIFFPAGSSTSEIGGLYIGSSTKNREGVPLWARVNSSEDNLYFTTHKRDPFLPKTGIGTDLATGKTVVPGKEPVNFLYADPLFDDEAVQQGWFRFKEGSPAEKLGIEPIDLREVGSSLAEKHFPGIDEEASAKSHESHSNSLP is encoded by the coding sequence ATGCTGGTTTCGATGGTGCTCTTGCAGAGTTCGGTTTGGGCCGGGTTAACGACGCTCTATGTGTCGCCAGAGGGAAATGACCAGTGGTCAGGGAGATCGGCTGATCCAAAGCAGAATGAGGGGCCTTTGGCCACCTTGGATGCGGCCCGCCTGAAGATTCGCCAGTTGAAAGCCGCTGATCCTGAGGGAACTTTTGAGGTGCAACTCCGTGGCGGTGTCTATTCGCTCAAAGAGACGGTGGTGTTCGAGCCGGAAGACTCCGGCAGCCAAGCGGCTCCGGTCGTTTACAAAGCTTATCCCGAGGAGGAGCCCGTTTTCACGGGTGGTGTTCCGATCAAGGGCTGGAAGAAGATGGACAAGGATCCTGCCGGGACGCCGGAAGCCGCGCGCGGAAAATTATGGGTGGCAGAGATTCCCAAAACACCCGGGTCGGAGTGGTACATCCGATCGCTCTACGACGGGGAAACGCTTCTGAACCGGGCGGCATCAGGCAACTTGAAAAAACGAGAGCCAGATCAAAAACGCACTTTCGACTTTAACACACACGGGAAAGGCATCTACCAGGAGGTACGATTGGAGTTTGAAGGGCCTCTGGTAGAACCGTTTGAACGGCATGTTGACTTCCGGGATAATGATCTTCGAGCTTGGAAAAACATGCACGATATTGAACTCGCGCTTACAGATCGTGGCTGGTTGCGGAACCTTATTCCACTAGAGCGTGTTGACGTAAAAAATAAAGTGGCCCATCTTTCGGTTGCCCCAACGTATCAGCCCCATAACTTTAAAAGGCCGTATGAGGTTTTAAATGCGATCGATTATCTGGATGAGCCCGGTGAGTGGGTCGTCAATACGCTGGAGGGTAAAATTTACATGTGGCCGAAAAACGATGTTTCGGACATGGACGTGATTGCCCCGTTGCTGCAGGAATTTATTCGAGTTGAAGGCAAGGAAAAGGGGCCCTTTGCTCAGCACATTTGTTTTGAAGGATTGACCTTCATGCACGGCCTGCGTGATACCCTACAAGAGGACGACAAAGGGCTGCAGCATGACTGGGAAATGTATGACAAAGGCAATGCGGTGATTCGCTTCCGTAACGCGGAGGACTGTGCCTTTACATCCAATACGATCAAAAGCAGCAGCGGCACCGGAATCCGTTTAGATATGCATTGTCAACGGATTGAAATTGCGAGCAACCACCTCAAGTATCTTGGAGGAGGAGGGATCGTTCTCAGCGGCTATGCTCCGGGAACCGTGGACGTTAACAAAAACAACGTCGTCCATGATAATTACATTCATCATGTTGGTACGCTCCTGTGGCATTCGCCTGCCATCTTCATCGCGCAGAGCGGGCACAATGAAATCACTCACAACACCATCCATGACCTTCCCTACAACGGCATTGTGGTGAGCGGCTGCCGCCCTCATGAATTTTATCACATCAACAGGCTGCCTTTCCGAAGAGCATGGATGAACTCCATACGGGTCGAGGAATGCATGCCTTATATCCTGAAGGGGTTGGAATCGGATCGCCCTATTTCAATCGATCATTTTCTGCCGTTGCTCCATGCGCGTGAGAATAAAATTGTCATGAATGATATTTCCCGCGTGCTCCAGAAGTTGCATGACGGAAACGCGATCTATTTCTCCGCCATGGGGTCGAACAATCTGGCGGAGCGCAACTACATGCACCAGAACTTTGGCACCCGGGGGGCTCTCCGGCTGGATGATAACCCGAGCTATACCATTATTAAGGAAAATGTGATCACCTCCTGCGAGAAGGGGATCGGCGTCAAGGGACTCTGTGAAATCGAGAATAACTTCGTGTTTACCACAGAGACCTTCCTCCGTGGTAGAGGCGCGAGTCGCAAGCCGGCAGCGTTAAAACGGAATATCTTTTTCCCGGCAGGTTCCTCCACCAGCGAGATTGGAGGTCTATACATAGGTAGCAGCACAAAGAATCGTGAGGGCGTACCGCTGTGGGCGAGGGTCAATTCCTCGGAGGATAACCTGTATTTTACAACACATAAAAGGGATCCTTTCTTGCCGAAGACAGGCATCGGCACGGATTTAGCAACAGGAAAAACCGTCGTTCCCGGCAAGGAACCTGTGAATTTCCTTTATGCAGATCCACTCTTTGACGATGAAGCGGTCCAGCAAGGCTGGTTTCGCTTTAAGGAAGGATCGCCGGCAGAAAAACTAGGTATTGAACCGATTGATCTGCGGGAGGTCGGTTCTTCTCTGGCCGAGAAACACTTTCCTGGGATCGATGAAGAAGCTTCTGCAAAAAGCCATGAGTCTCATTCGAATTCGCTTCCATAA
- a CDS encoding cell wall-binding repeat-containing protein, producing MKNYTHISAIICLLFTSGGVVQAESGETTRSGSFVTGKVNTLLVPMPLEEAGWQEFAYMAAVPAGRKINSDGMPSVVALPRDGAIDQYIGSNYMGRYNPDTIYSIGSTSGYEGVTNLDCSSLDDACCELARFWTTSKRVVLCSGDDYAKGLAASCLAGRLKAPLLFWGTDGSGLSSNVLESIDRLEAKSAILVGQNGTVQAQLSGVGVSNTILSDDKAVITWMTKNGLTPDYFAVVNPKDRDELTRGQKGSLAGALLASAREGAVVTLAYDTEYMTHFTGSETSDQPSGAVSSTKDWWTGSFTINGWTRNYAVGKPGSDWAGNIDWDQNGNYGDRGERVKRADIVTINGKRYSVDVTGAPRSLPGHIKFTYPCYEEVNEDLNKYYDLLGHHPKYMAIVGMPSVFPLGVARATEYGVIHGTDQFYSNVDSDGFHEIAIGRIVGGDASYITLNGSCCLTYDDLDKSGWANTMCHKTSEPDNEEFQNKWYSMPHRAENYGFNVYRMNDLEKSQWDWSNFSLYIQDQHGWPFMLGDEAGDKGMAPCLVEGGGCHMGSFDEEQWVIKNKKSWKDYTAIQCAYKGVAAFVAWSRGTPAGKDIGRTCFQNEILAGATLGEARLYLMNVMWYNQTMSWARYGTQCFGDPAMTFYRPQTTPKYKPAYVSGSDRTFTVHAPETYWVDHVKYCNRAKGSLYLHSAPGLATTPYEPDRMLSFFARYRTPHQVRNITQESVPSPLGWVARKGDNYQIDEHYDGTRTIWMKVRLDEFDNNQGTFIQKIDRINYSF from the coding sequence ATGAAAAACTATACGCATATATCGGCCATCATTTGTTTATTATTCACATCAGGCGGGGTTGTTCAGGCTGAGAGTGGTGAAACAACTCGTTCAGGCTCATTCGTTACTGGGAAGGTAAATACCTTGCTCGTTCCGATGCCATTAGAAGAGGCAGGTTGGCAAGAGTTTGCTTATATGGCAGCCGTTCCGGCAGGACGCAAAATAAACAGTGATGGCATGCCTTCCGTTGTCGCGTTGCCTCGTGATGGAGCAATCGATCAATATATCGGCTCGAATTATATGGGCCGATACAATCCAGACACGATCTATTCGATTGGTTCAACATCAGGGTACGAGGGTGTGACGAATCTGGACTGTTCATCATTGGATGATGCATGCTGCGAGCTGGCACGATTCTGGACGACGAGTAAGCGCGTCGTCTTATGCAGCGGCGATGATTACGCCAAAGGCCTTGCGGCCTCCTGTCTGGCAGGCCGACTTAAAGCCCCCCTTCTTTTTTGGGGAACTGACGGTTCCGGGCTGTCCAGTAATGTCTTAGAGAGTATAGATCGACTTGAAGCGAAATCGGCAATCCTTGTAGGTCAAAACGGTACCGTCCAGGCTCAACTTTCAGGGGTGGGGGTTTCAAACACAATTCTTTCAGATGATAAAGCGGTCATCACCTGGATGACAAAAAATGGGCTCACTCCTGATTATTTTGCGGTCGTTAATCCTAAAGACAGAGATGAATTGACCCGTGGACAAAAAGGATCGTTAGCAGGAGCCTTGTTGGCATCAGCCAGAGAAGGCGCTGTTGTTACCTTGGCCTATGACACGGAGTATATGACTCATTTCACTGGGTCCGAAACAAGCGACCAACCTTCCGGAGCCGTCAGCAGCACAAAGGACTGGTGGACAGGCTCATTTACGATTAATGGATGGACACGTAACTATGCGGTCGGAAAACCTGGAAGTGACTGGGCTGGCAATATCGACTGGGACCAAAATGGAAATTACGGTGACCGCGGTGAACGGGTCAAGCGTGCCGACATCGTTACGATTAATGGCAAGCGTTATTCGGTCGACGTGACCGGGGCTCCTCGATCCCTGCCTGGTCACATAAAGTTTACCTATCCCTGCTATGAAGAGGTCAATGAGGATCTGAACAAGTATTATGACCTGCTCGGTCATCATCCGAAATACATGGCCATCGTAGGTATGCCGTCAGTATTCCCCTTAGGCGTCGCCCGTGCGACTGAGTATGGAGTCATCCATGGAACCGACCAGTTCTACTCGAATGTAGATAGTGATGGTTTTCATGAGATCGCGATAGGTCGTATCGTGGGTGGCGATGCTTCCTATATCACCTTGAATGGTTCATGCTGCCTGACGTATGACGATTTGGACAAATCCGGCTGGGCAAATACCATGTGTCATAAAACAAGTGAACCGGATAACGAGGAATTTCAAAACAAATGGTATTCCATGCCCCATAGAGCAGAGAATTATGGTTTCAACGTTTACAGAATGAACGATCTTGAAAAATCTCAGTGGGATTGGAGCAACTTTAGTTTATACATCCAGGATCAACATGGCTGGCCCTTTATGCTTGGAGATGAAGCCGGGGATAAGGGGATGGCCCCATGTCTTGTTGAAGGTGGCGGATGCCACATGGGCTCTTTTGACGAAGAACAATGGGTCATCAAAAACAAGAAATCATGGAAAGATTACACGGCCATTCAATGTGCCTATAAGGGAGTGGCAGCCTTTGTGGCTTGGAGCAGAGGAACTCCGGCAGGTAAAGACATTGGTCGTACTTGCTTCCAGAATGAAATACTGGCAGGAGCGACCTTGGGTGAAGCGCGTTTATATCTAATGAATGTCATGTGGTACAACCAGACGATGAGCTGGGCTCGATATGGCACCCAATGTTTCGGCGATCCGGCCATGACCTTCTATCGTCCTCAAACCACTCCCAAATACAAGCCAGCCTATGTTTCCGGAAGCGATAGGACCTTTACCGTGCACGCACCGGAAACCTACTGGGTTGATCATGTGAAATACTGTAATCGTGCCAAAGGCTCCCTATACCTCCATAGCGCGCCAGGGCTGGCAACAACGCCCTATGAACCCGATAGAATGCTGTCCTTTTTCGCCAGATATAGAACCCCTCATCAAGTCCGCAATATCACACAGGAATCCGTACCCAGTCCACTGGGTTGGGTTGCCAGGAAGGGTGACAACTATCAGATCGACGAACATTATGATGGCACCCGAACGATCTGGATGAAGGTTCGACTTGATGAGTTTGATAACAATCAAGGAACGTTCATACAGAAAATAGATCGCATTAATTACAGCTTCTAG
- a CDS encoding alginate lyase family protein, translated as MRKFLHLIATTPAVIVFIFLNTSFAQDSNLERVPMVHPGILMTGEQLDLMRDRINKGIEPQKSAFDALKNDSRASKSYKPDPKTYIEVPSERASTNWPEAEKDATACWVQALMWSITQEEVYAENVLNIMDAWGRSLKEIGGRGGDLRIGLMGTMFMRGAEIVKHTYPKWRPETETLFMDMYDKLFMPTLMKRVEHENNWMSSLTESLMATAIFKDDPELFDLAVYRLKIYLPTNIPFENGQPAELYRDIPHTQMGIGALVQTAEIARNQGIDAYPWLDNRLATSLEFLGEIIDTEQPGFKQNRLFPMGWEIGYNHYKYRMGMDMPWTKNLVQKVRPEGLSRHTSLGTLTKGEMDKDRPAAISHWRLPIAYTGAPYSHQLKRYGCSSPVQWGPIQWGPVQWVQETGAALPSGLNVSPNGQVSGNVEAAPGVYKIILKSSGTACDPVSTTYYLPVKSLLPAAQVNVTEPGLWYEYRTPHFDSDPGLDSFESSASGTTPTFSFSVAKDEQYAIRFSGYLDVPADGSYSFQVGTENQSRLYIDDQLVVDHWMRDNRARIVWDDFDSELGLKSGKHKIVLTVNNGNYERYNLYGEFPSMHNLFEVQWKIPGSTSHVPIPRSALFHPGSSSVRSLEASAPID; from the coding sequence ATGAGGAAGTTTTTACATCTGATCGCAACCACGCCCGCTGTCATTGTATTTATTTTTTTGAATACAAGTTTTGCTCAGGATTCTAATCTTGAGCGTGTTCCCATGGTCCACCCTGGAATCTTAATGACGGGAGAGCAATTGGATTTGATGCGGGACCGAATTAATAAAGGAATTGAACCGCAGAAGTCTGCTTTTGATGCGCTCAAAAATGACTCCAGGGCCTCGAAAAGTTACAAGCCTGATCCTAAGACTTATATTGAGGTGCCCAGCGAAAGGGCTAGTACCAATTGGCCTGAAGCTGAAAAAGATGCCACGGCCTGCTGGGTCCAAGCGTTGATGTGGTCTATCACTCAAGAAGAAGTGTATGCCGAAAATGTTTTGAACATTATGGATGCCTGGGGGAGATCTCTAAAAGAGATCGGTGGTCGTGGTGGAGACCTGAGGATCGGCTTGATGGGCACCATGTTCATGCGAGGCGCCGAAATTGTAAAGCACACCTATCCGAAGTGGAGGCCAGAAACAGAAACGCTTTTTATGGACATGTACGACAAATTGTTTATGCCTACGTTGATGAAACGTGTGGAGCACGAAAACAATTGGATGTCTTCTCTTACCGAATCACTGATGGCCACTGCAATTTTCAAGGATGATCCAGAGCTCTTTGATTTAGCAGTGTACCGTCTGAAAATTTACCTGCCGACGAATATCCCCTTTGAAAATGGACAGCCAGCAGAATTATATCGGGACATTCCTCACACCCAGATGGGAATCGGAGCTTTAGTGCAGACTGCAGAGATAGCCAGGAACCAGGGAATCGATGCATACCCATGGCTGGACAACCGTCTGGCCACCAGTCTTGAATTTCTAGGGGAGATTATCGATACAGAACAACCGGGGTTCAAACAAAACAGACTGTTCCCGATGGGCTGGGAAATTGGATACAACCATTACAAATACCGAATGGGAATGGATATGCCCTGGACAAAAAATCTGGTGCAAAAGGTGCGGCCGGAAGGGTTAAGCAGGCACACCTCCCTGGGCACATTGACAAAGGGCGAAATGGATAAAGACAGACCAGCAGCCATCTCCCATTGGCGCTTACCCATAGCGTATACGGGGGCTCCTTATTCACATCAATTAAAAAGGTACGGTTGCTCATCTCCGGTACAGTGGGGCCCGATACAGTGGGGCCCGGTACAGTGGGTCCAGGAAACTGGAGCCGCTCTGCCTTCTGGCCTGAATGTCAGTCCCAACGGACAAGTGAGCGGCAATGTCGAAGCAGCCCCGGGGGTCTATAAGATTATCTTAAAGAGTTCCGGTACTGCCTGCGATCCCGTTTCAACCACCTATTATTTGCCAGTTAAAAGCCTGCTTCCGGCAGCACAAGTAAATGTTACTGAGCCGGGTCTCTGGTATGAATACAGAACCCCTCATTTTGACAGCGATCCTGGATTGGATTCCTTTGAGAGCAGTGCGTCAGGAACCACTCCAACTTTCAGTTTTTCCGTTGCCAAAGACGAACAGTATGCCATCCGCTTTTCCGGTTACCTGGACGTTCCGGCTGACGGTAGTTATAGCTTTCAGGTGGGCACGGAAAACCAGTCCCGTCTCTACATTGATGACCAGCTTGTGGTGGACCATTGGATGCGTGACAATCGGGCCCGGATAGTCTGGGACGACTTTGACTCTGAACTGGGGCTAAAGTCCGGCAAACACAAGATCGTTCTCACGGTCAACAACGGTAATTACGAGAGGTATAATCTGTATGGGGAATTCCCTTCCATGCACAATCTGTTCGAAGTCCAATGGAAGATCCCCGGGTCCACCAGCCATGTTCCCATACCACGGTCAGCGTTGTTTCATCCGGGAAGTTCTTCCGTCCGATCTCTCGAGGCGAGTGCTCCAATCGACTGA
- a CDS encoding family 43 glycosylhydrolase: MKKLLIAYLICSVGSLCAAERAKNPFIKHMLTADPTARVWEDGRLYVYPSTDIKGKGYRSMDGYHVFSTDDMLDWKDHGEILHSRDVDWSDVSGAMWAPDCVYKDGIYYFYFPHTNNDGEWEVGIATSTKPASDFKVQGFVKGATTYCDPCVFLDDDGQAYLYAVVKKKCYAVKLKSNMKEIDGEWALQELEDHREGPFVFKRNGTYYLMYPDNAKDGHQMRYAMSQSPLGPWDCKGVFLEKTTSYTTHGSVVEYKGKWYLFYHSCDLSGGKSTNRSICFDEVTFNDDGTIQLVQQTRDITMQKGGNPIIQHMYTADPSAHVWADGKMWIYPSHDQNDATSYGSMNGHHVFSSPDLVNWTDHGEIMHTDDIRWAKKGHLWAPDCAYKDGTYYYYYPARDKANKNRVGVATSTSPSGPFTDSGAYIEGTDEIDPACFVDDDGQAYLYWGGHRDPVRMAKLNDDMKTLGEVKQVTLPEFYEAPWIHKRNGIYYLSYATGTHAPIAYATSTSPMGPFTYQGVLMDKVPNCVTNHHSIVKFKGRWYIFYHSVALSGRSHRRSVCVDYLYHNEDGSIKKVVQTKEGVSPVPFNAALNKKAVQSSTEFGAEAGRAVDGNTSSMRNDASVACTGDEATAWWQVDLEEDFLIDEIKIWNQEGPGGAKLTEYTISVFDEYQDVVWSSQQTSSAKRPTSVYVGGKVGRTVKIQLAGTGALSLAEVEVLSTSIPLPKIPMNPNVAKGKPATQSSTKLRASASRAVDGNTNGAFFDGSVTHTGDDEQAWWQVDLEADYEIGDINVWNRSDKSSIGRLSDYKVTILDADQKEVWSNHQTKQAGFPTTVNAGGAEGRYVKVQLMSGNNGLCLAEVQVFSNSSD, translated from the coding sequence ATGAAGAAACTGTTGATCGCATATTTAATTTGTTCGGTCGGAAGTCTGTGCGCAGCGGAGCGGGCCAAAAATCCATTTATTAAACACATGCTCACCGCCGATCCAACAGCTCGCGTCTGGGAAGATGGCCGCCTCTATGTTTATCCTTCAACGGACATCAAAGGGAAAGGCTATCGGTCGATGGATGGCTATCATGTCTTTTCCACCGACGACATGCTCGACTGGAAAGATCACGGGGAAATTCTTCATTCTCGCGACGTTGACTGGAGCGATGTGTCGGGAGCGATGTGGGCACCGGACTGTGTGTATAAAGATGGGATCTACTATTTTTATTTTCCTCATACCAATAATGATGGGGAGTGGGAGGTCGGCATCGCAACGAGCACGAAGCCCGCGTCTGATTTTAAGGTGCAGGGATTTGTGAAAGGTGCTACGACCTATTGCGATCCCTGTGTGTTTCTCGACGATGACGGGCAGGCCTACCTCTATGCCGTGGTAAAGAAAAAGTGTTATGCGGTGAAGCTCAAAAGTAATATGAAGGAAATTGACGGGGAGTGGGCTTTGCAGGAGCTCGAGGATCACCGTGAAGGTCCTTTCGTTTTTAAACGGAACGGAACGTATTACCTGATGTATCCGGACAATGCGAAAGACGGTCATCAGATGCGGTATGCCATGAGCCAAAGCCCGCTGGGACCTTGGGATTGTAAAGGCGTTTTCTTGGAGAAAACAACGTCCTATACCACGCATGGTTCTGTCGTGGAATATAAAGGAAAGTGGTATCTGTTTTATCACAGCTGTGATCTCTCCGGAGGAAAATCAACCAATCGTTCCATTTGCTTCGATGAAGTCACGTTTAATGATGACGGCACGATTCAACTGGTGCAACAAACGCGCGACATAACGATGCAAAAGGGCGGCAACCCGATCATTCAGCATATGTACACAGCGGACCCATCAGCCCATGTCTGGGCCGATGGCAAGATGTGGATTTATCCTTCGCATGATCAGAATGATGCAACGAGCTATGGTTCAATGAATGGACATCATGTGTTTTCTTCACCGGATCTAGTCAACTGGACCGACCATGGTGAGATTATGCATACAGACGATATCCGTTGGGCAAAAAAGGGACACTTGTGGGCGCCGGACTGTGCGTATAAAGATGGGACTTACTATTATTATTACCCAGCGAGGGATAAGGCGAATAAGAACCGAGTGGGCGTTGCAACCAGCACCTCTCCCTCAGGTCCGTTCACAGACTCGGGGGCGTATATTGAGGGAACGGACGAGATTGATCCGGCTTGTTTTGTTGATGATGACGGGCAGGCGTATCTCTATTGGGGCGGTCATCGTGATCCTGTAAGAATGGCTAAGCTCAATGATGATATGAAGACTCTTGGCGAAGTGAAGCAGGTCACCTTGCCTGAATTTTACGAAGCGCCATGGATACATAAACGGAATGGAATTTATTATTTGTCCTATGCCACCGGCACCCATGCTCCGATTGCTTATGCCACATCCACCAGTCCGATGGGGCCGTTTACCTATCAGGGCGTTCTCATGGATAAGGTGCCGAACTGTGTGACCAACCATCACTCCATCGTTAAGTTCAAGGGACGCTGGTACATTTTCTATCATAGCGTCGCACTAAGCGGCCGGAGTCACAGACGTTCCGTGTGTGTGGACTACCTGTATCACAACGAGGATGGAAGCATCAAAAAGGTGGTTCAAACGAAAGAAGGGGTTTCGCCGGTTCCTTTTAATGCTGCGTTGAATAAAAAGGCCGTACAGTCCAGTACAGAATTTGGTGCTGAGGCGGGTAGAGCGGTTGACGGTAATACCAGCAGCATGCGGAACGATGCCTCTGTTGCATGCACGGGTGACGAGGCGACGGCCTGGTGGCAAGTGGACCTGGAAGAGGATTTCCTGATTGATGAAATCAAAATCTGGAATCAAGAAGGTCCTGGCGGTGCCAAGTTGACGGAGTATACGATTTCCGTATTCGATGAATATCAGGACGTCGTCTGGTCCAGCCAACAGACCTCTTCGGCGAAGCGCCCCACTTCTGTCTATGTGGGAGGCAAAGTCGGTAGAACGGTGAAGATTCAGTTGGCAGGCACCGGTGCGCTAAGCCTTGCAGAGGTCGAGGTGTTGAGCACCAGTATACCACTGCCAAAAATCCCAATGAACCCCAATGTCGCCAAAGGCAAACCGGCGACACAGTCTTCGACGAAGCTTCGAGCGTCAGCAAGCCGAGCCGTTGACGGAAATACCAATGGGGCCTTTTTTGATGGATCGGTGACCCACACTGGAGATGATGAACAGGCTTGGTGGCAGGTCGACCTTGAAGCGGATTATGAGATTGGGGATATCAATGTTTGGAATCGTTCAGACAAAAGTTCAATAGGCCGGTTAAGTGACTATAAAGTAACTATTTTAGATGCCGATCAGAAGGAAGTCTGGTCCAACCATCAGACCAAGCAGGCCGGGTTCCCTACGACCGTCAATGCAGGGGGCGCTGAGGGGCGGTATGTCAAGGTGCAGTTGATGAGTGGCAACAATGGATTGTGCCTGGCAGAAGTGCAGGTGTTTTCCAATAGCTCCGATTAG